One window from the genome of Deltaproteobacteria bacterium encodes:
- the fliQ gene encoding flagellar biosynthesis protein FliQ, producing MTPQFVIGFGKQALELTLMLSAPLLITGMIVGLLISIVQAATQIQEMTLVFVPKIVVVIVTLIFFAPWLLDILTTFTSSVIANIPAYVH from the coding sequence ATGACCCCTCAGTTTGTCATCGGATTTGGGAAGCAGGCACTGGAATTGACGCTGATGCTTTCCGCTCCCCTTTTGATCACGGGAATGATCGTCGGGCTGCTGATCAGTATTGTCCAGGCGGCAACACAGATTCAGGAGATGACCCTGGTTTTCGTGCCGAAGATTGTCGTCGTCATCGTGACGTTGATCTTTTTTGCGCCCTGGCTGCTTGATATCCTGACGACCTTCACCTCATCGGTCATTGCAAACATTCCGGCCTATGTACACTGA